GGCGGCCGGTCGTCGCGGTAGACCTCCTGGCGCATGCTGCCGCCGACGCCGAGCCCCGTCGCCGGAGCCGCGGGCGGGAGCGCTCCGGCGCGCGCCGGAGCCGACCCGGGCTCCGGAAACGAGAACCCGCCGGGCGCCGCCGCCATCGGCGGGGGCACCGGGCCGCCGAAGCCGCCGGGCGCACCGGGTGGCGGCCCGAAGGCCGGACCTCCGACGCGCATCCGCGCCCGCTCGGCACGCCGCCACGCGGCGAGCGGGGCGGCGCGGAGCGGGAAGGCCTGCAGCTGCACGCCGCCGGTGGTCTCCTCGCCGGTGACCTGTCCCTCGACCGTGGCGCCGAGTCCGAGCGGTACGGCGACGAACTGGCCCACCGTGCCGTCCCCCGAGTTGATCCCGTCCAGCCACGGCTGCCGGGGCAGGACCAGGTAGTTCTGCGGGTCGCGGCCCGGCCGGCCCGTCCAGCGCTCGCCGGAGACCGCGCAGACCTTGCCGACGCCGACCTGGAGGGCGGCCGGCTCGACGGTCCCGCCGAAGTCGAGCCACATGGCCTCGCGCAGGTACACGGGCAGCATCACGCCGCCCTTCGCGAGCCACTCCGGGGGCACGGTGTCCGGGTGGTCCTCGACGCGCCGCAACGGGAAGTCGCCGAGTCCCGGGGGCAGTGCGTGCGTACCCGACTCGGGCAGCCGCAGGGTGCGGACGAACCGTATCCGCACTCCGTCGCCCAACAGCAGCGTGTTTCCGTCGACCCGTGCCGAACCCGCGCCCATGCCCGCCCCCGTCGTCCGCTCCGGCCCGGTCCCCGCCGCAGGATCTCCGGTCGGTCCGGATCGTTATCCTCAAGTTTTACTCAGATGTAGTGACGCTGCGGCCGTCACCTTCCTAGCTTCCTCGTACACGTGTCAGGACGTTCTCCCACGTCCCCGCGGTTCCGCGTGCGCCGGTGATCCCTGCGCGCGTCCCGCGTTCCCGAGGAAAGAGTGCAGCATGAAGGTTCCCCAGGCCGGCGCGGTCGCCGCAGTGATCGTGATCGCCCTGACCACCTCGGCGTGCGGCGGGGAGGAAAAGGCGCAGGGGACCATCTCCATCGGGATCAAGTTCGACCAGCCGGGCATCGGACTGCGCGAGACGGGCGGGACGTTCTCCGGTTTCGACGTGGACGTCGCCACGTACGTGGCCGGGGAGCTCGGCTACGCGCCGGACCGCATCGAGTTCAAGCAGGTCTACAGCAACGACCGCGAGCTGCTGCTCCAGTACAACGAGGTGGAGTTCGTCGCCGCGAGCTACTCGATCAACGACAAGCGCAAGGAGAAGGTCGACTTCGCCGGCCCCTACTTCCTGGCGCACCAGGACCTGCTCGTCCGCGCCGACGACTCCTCCATCGCCAAGGCCGAGGACCTCAACACCAAGAGGCTCTGCTCGGTGACCGGTTCGACGTCGGCGGAGAACGTCAAGAAGACGCTCGCACCGAAGGCGAGCGTGCTGGAGCTCCCCGGCTACTCGGAGTGCCTCGTCGCCCTCCAGGACAAGCTGGTCGACGCCATGACCACGGACAACTCCATCCTGGCCGGATACGCCGCCCGCAAGGGCAACGAGGGCAGGTTCAGGCTGGTCGGTCTGAACCTGAGCGACGAGCGCTACGGCATCGGCGTGGAGAAGGGCGACAAGGAGCTCCAGGGCAAGATCAACGCGGCGCTCCAGAAGATGGTCGCGGACGGGGCCTGGGAGACGGCCGTGAAGAAGAACTTCGGCCCCGGCTACGCGTACGAGCCCGCGCCGAAGATCGCGGCCACCGGCTGACCCCTCCCGGACCCGCGGAAGCCCCGGTACGGCAGTGGCCGCACCGGTGCTTCCGTGCGCCCGGAGGGACCGGGGTCCGACGGGGAGCGCACAGAAGCCGCACCAAGATCCCCACGCAGGACACGTGGTCTTCACCTGTACGGCACATGACAATGTGAGCCTCGCTCTGCCACCTGACACCCCGCCAACTGCCTGGGCGGGGACGGTGCGTGTGGAGAGGACCCCCACGTCATGAGAATCTCCCGTACGACCCCCTGGGCGGCCGGCCTCGCGGCCGTCGCCCTGATCGCCGTACCGGCCACCGCCTCCGCGGGCCAGGAGCGGACGGCGGATCCCCGCGCCGCCGCGACCGGCTCCGCCGCGATCGAGCCCTACTACGCCGCGGCGGAGGGCAAGACCGGCGCCGCCTTGAAGACCGCGCTGCACGACATCGTCAAGACCCAGTCCAAGGTGTCCTACGACGGCGTCTGGAACGCCCTGAAGGTCACCGACCAGGACCCGGCGAACCCGAACAACGTCATCCTGCTCTACTCCGGCCGCTCCCAGTCCAAGTCCACCAACGGCGGCGGCGCCAACGACTGGAACCGCGAGCACGTGTGGGCCAAGAGCCACGGCGACTTCGGCACCGCCACCGGCCCCGGCACCGACCTGCACCACCTGCGTCCCGAGGACGTCAGCGTGAACAGCACGCGCGGAAACAAGGACTTCGACAAGGGCGGCAGCCCCGTGAGCGAGGCACCCGGCAGCCTGACCGACTCCGACTCCTTCGAGCCGCGCGACGCGGTCAAGGGCGACGTGGCGCGCATGCTGCTCTACATGGCCGTGCGCTACGACGGCGGCGACGGCTTCGCCGACCTGGAGCTCAACGACAAGGTCAACAACGGCTCGGCCCCGGCCATGGGCCGCATCAGCGTGCTGAAGCAGTGGAGCCAGCAGGACCCGCCGGACGCCTTCGAGAAGCGCCGCAACCAGGTCATATTCGACTCCTACCAGCACAACCGCAACCCGTTCATCGACCACCCGGAGTGGGTCGCCTCCATCTGGTGACCCGGCTGGGGCCGGCCGGCGGGATTGGACCGCCCCGGGCGGGGCATCCGCTGGTCAGAGGCTGCGCGCCGCGCCGCGGCGGCAGCCGGGCCCACGGAGGTACGTCACCATGGACGGAGCCGGACTCTCGGATCGCGAGCAGCGCGCCCTCTCCGCGATCGAGGCCCACCTCAAGGGGGACCGCTCGCTCGACCGGCGGCTGCGGTCGGTGCCCGGACGCCACCGCCTCCTCGCGGCCTGCCTGCTCGGCGCGGTCACGGTGGGTCTGCTCGTCGCCGCCTCGGTGACCGTGGCCCAGCCGCTGATCTGGGCGTTCGCCGCGGCCTGGCTCCTCACCGTCCTGACGGCGCTGCCGCTGGTGGGCCGGTGGGTCCGCCGGCACTGGCAGCTCCGCGAGCGCGCGGGCCGGGCGTAGCCCGCGCGGCCGCGCGCCGGCGGGCGTCAGAGGCGGTCGGCGAGCGCCTTGAACTGCGCCCACGTGGCCTGCGGCGGGCGGTCGTCCCAGACCTTCTGGGAGAGAGCGGCCAGCGGCAGCCGGATGCCGTCGGCCACCTGCGCCTGGGTCTGGGCCCCGGCCAGGTCGGCCCAGACGGCGAGCCGTGCGCCGAGTACCTGGTCGCCGTACCGGGCGGGCACGGCGGTGGTGCCGCGCAGGACCAGCGGGGTCCACTCCTCGTAGATCCGGCGGCCGGTCGGGTAGGTGAACCGGTTGGGCTGGCCGAGCACGTAGTAGAGGTACTCGTCGTTGAGGTTGACCACCTTGCGGCCCTCGCGCAGGTACTCCAGCGGCGGGCGGGCGCCGATCTCCTTGCCGGTCCAGTACTCGACCTGGATGTCCTTGGCGGCCTGGGTCACTCCGCCGCGGAAGAAGCCGTCGTTCCAGGCCTTGAGGGCCTTGCCGGTGGGGCGCACCACGTCCGCGCGGTCGTTGAGCCAGCCCGTCGCCAGGTCCTGCACCCGGGCACCGGCTCCGTACCGCGCGCGGGCCGCCTTGGCGAGCTGCGGGAAGGAGGCCTGGGGGTCGCGGACCACGAGGGCCTGGTACTCGTCGGCGCCCAGGTGCCAGGCCCCTCCGGGGAACAGCGGCTGGTACTCGCGGAGCAGCTCGTCGATGAGCTTGGCGGACGCCGGGTTGGAGATGTCGACCGCTCCCTTGACCGCCTTGCCCTGTGCGTCGCGCAGTTGCAGGTCGGGGTGGGCGCGCAGGACGGCGCCGAGGTGTCCGGGCGAGTCGATCTCCGGTACGACGGTGATGTGGCGGCTGGCGGCGAGGGCCGTGATGCGGCGTACGTCCGCCTTGGTGAGGTGGGGGGTGGAGACGATCTCGGGGTGGGTGTCGGACTGGATGCGGAAGGCCTGGTCGTCGGAGAAGTGCAGGCCGAGCTGGTTGAGCTTGAGGTCGCCCATCTCCCGCAGCCGGGCCTCGATCCAGTCGGGGGTGAAGTTCTTGCGCGCGATGTCGAGGTTCAGGCCGCGCTGCGGGCGGGCCGGAGCGTCGCGGACGGTGCCCTCGGGGGCCGAACCTCCGGTGGCCACCGCCTGCTTGAGGGTGCGCGTCCCGTAGAAGACACCGGCCTCGTCGGGCCCGGATATCTTCACCTTCCCGTCCTTGACGGCGAGGGTGTACGACTCGGGCTTGCCGGAGTCGTCGGCCCCCAGGGCGAGCTGCACGTCACCGGGGCGGCTGTCCGCCGATTCCGCGAAACCCAGGCGGAGCTCGCCGGCCAGCAGTCGGGCCTCGTCGGTGAGGGCCTTGGCGTCGGCCGGGGCGACGACCACGCGGGCGTCGGGGGCGGGCTTCCAGCCCGGGCCGCGGGCGGCTTCGTGTTCGCGTACGGAGGGGACGGTGAGGGGGGCGGTCGACAGCGGGTAGGACCGCGTGGGGGTGGGCGTGGGCGTGGGGGCCGCCCGGGTGGCGGTGGCGGCGCCGGACCCGGGGGCGGTGGCCGCCGGCCGGGCCCCGTCGGAGGCGGCCGAGCAGCCCGGCACGGCCAGCGTGACCAGGGCGGCGAGGGTCGCCGTCGCTATGCCGTGGGCCCTCATGTGCCGCCTCGCCTTCCGCAGGGTGCCGTGCCGTGTGTCCCCCGTACGCCCGTGTCCCCCGTACCAACCTGGCACGGGGGACACGGGCGCGCGACCCGGAGCCGGCTCAGACCAGGGCGTCGAGCGCGGCGGCGGCGAAGCCGTGGTCCTGCTCGGGGGCGCCGCCGCCGACGCCGACGGCGCCGACGAGCCGGCCGTCGCGGTGGACGGGGAGGCCGCCGGCGATGAAGAGCAGCGGCCGGTCCAGGGCGGTCGGCAGGGTGTGGAAGGGGGCGCCGGGCTGGACGGCCCCGACGAGGTCGGCGGTCGGTGCGTCGAGCTGGAGGGCGGTGTAGGCCTTGCGGGTGCTGGTCTCGCCGGAGATCAGCACGGCCCGGTCGTCGCGGCGGAAGGCGAGGGGGTGGCCGCCGGCGTCCAGGACGGTGACGCTGACGGCGACCCCGGCCGCTTCGGCGGCGGCGCGGGCCGCGCCGAGCAGCAGTTCGGCGTCCTCGGTGGTCAGCGGGGCGACGGCGGTACGGGGTGCGGTGGCGGTGGACACGGGGGTGCTCCTTGTTCGGTGGGGGTGGGACGGGGTCGTTCGGGGGCGTCGGCTCAGCGGTGGGTGGGCACGGGCGCCGGGGCGGTCCGCGCGGCCGCGCTCCCGGCCGTGGCGGCCCGGCCGCCGTCGCCGGGGCGGCCCGCCGTACGGCGCTCCAGGGCGCCCGAGACCAGCGCGAGCACCAGGGCGGAGGCCGCCAGCGCGGCGCCGACCCAGTTCGGGGCGGTCCAGCCCAGACCGGCCGCGAGGACGAGCCCGCCGAGCCAGGCGGCGAGGGCGTTGCCGAGGTTGAAGGCGCCGATGTTGACGGCGGAGGCGAGGGTGGGGGCGCCGGCGGCCTGGTCCAGGACCCGCTTCTGGAGCGGCGGGACGGTCGCGAAGCCGAGGGCGCCGATGAGGACGACGGTGACGGCGGCGCCCGCCTTGGAGTGGGCGGTCAGCGTGAACACGGCCAGCGTGACGGCGAGGGCGCCGAGCGACACGTAGAGCATGGGCATCAGGGCCCGGTCGGCGAAGCGGCCGCCGATGAGGTTGCCCGCGACCATGCCCAGGCCGAAGAGGACGAGCAGCCAGGTCACGGAGGTGTCGGCGAAGCCCGCGACGTTGGTCATCATCGGGGTGATGTAGGTGATCGCGGCGAAGACTCCGCCGAAGCCGAGGACGGTCATCGCCATCGCGAGGAGCACCTGGACGTTGCGGAAGGCGGCGAGTTCGCTGCGGATGCGGACGCCGCCGGCGGGGCGGGGCAGTTCGGGCACGAGCCTGGCGATGCCGAGCAGGCCGAGGACGCCGAGGGAGGCGACGAGCAGGAAGGTGACGCGCCAGCCGAGGGTCTGGCCGACCAGGGTGCCGAGGGGGACGCCGACGACGTTCGCGACCGTCAGCCCGGTGAACATCATGGCGATGGCGCCGGCCTTCTTCTCGGGGGCGACGAGTTCGGCGGCGACGACGGCGCCGATGCCGAAGAAGGCTCCGTGGGCGAGGGAGGCGACGACGCGGCCGCCGAGCATGAGGCCGAAGGACGGGGCGAGCGCGGAGAGGACGTTGCCGGCGATGAACAGGCCCATGAGCAGCATCAGCATGCGCTTGCGGGGGATGCGGGTGCCGAGGACGGTCATCAGCGGCGCGCCGAGGACCACGCCGAGCGCGTAGCCGGTGACCAGGTAGCCGGCGGTGGGGATCGAGACGCCGTAGTCGGCGGCGACCTCGGGGAGCAGGCCCATGATCACGAATTCGGTGGTGCCGATCCCGAAGGCCCCGATGGCGAGGGCGAGGAGTGCGAGAGGCATGAGGGGTGGTGCCCTTCAGGGAGGGAGGGGGGTGCGAGTGCGGCGGGCGGGCCGCCGGGGAGCGCGGCCATACGGTTGCCGTCGCTGCTTACGTGCGTCCACATTAATTGCAGGCGCGGGATATTTGCAAGCGCGGGATATTGCGGAGGTGGCCTATCCTGGGGGGACACGTACTCGCGGACCGCGCCTCCCGCGCTCCGCCGCACGCAGTGGAGGAGCCCCATGACGGCCACGGACAGCGCGCTCACCGCCCTCGCGCAGGGCTGGTGCGCCCTCTCCCTCCTGCACGGCCGGATCGAGACGCACATCGAACGGGCCCTCCAGTCGGGCCACGGCCTCAGCGTGCGGGAGTACTCCCTGCTCGACGTCCTGAGCCGCCAGCACAGCGGTCCCGGCGGCCACTTGCGCATGCACCAGGTCGCGGACTCGGTGGTGCTCAGCCAGAGCGCGACGACGCGCCTCGTCAGCCGGCTGGAGGACCGCGGCCTGCTGAACCGCTACATCTGCGACACCGACCGGCGCGGCATCTACACCGATGTGAGCGAGGCCGGCCTCGCCCTGCTGGCCGCGGCCCGGCCCACGAACGACGCCGCCCTCAGCGAGGCGCTGGACGAGGCGGCCGGGGACCCGCAGCTGGCCCCCCTGGTCTCGGTGGTCAAGAACACGGCCCCCTCCCCCGCCTGACCGCTCCCCCTCCCCCGTCCGGACGGTGCCGGTCCGAGGCGCTCCCTCACGCCCCGGACCGGCACCGTCCGCTCATCGCGCGCCGGGCCCCGGGGACACCGGCCCGGGTCGGGCCGAGGGGGACGATGACGGGGGATGCGAGATGCTCGGGGAGCCCTGCGGCTGCCGGGGCGGCGAGGCCGACCGGGACGCACCCGCGCCGGACGCCGCGGAATCCGACGCGGACACCCGCGGCACGGCCGGTTCGGGCGTGCGGCCCTGCGCGGGGGTGGGGGCCCGGGTGGACGTGGGGACGGGGGCCGGAGTGGTGAGTTCCGGGGGCGCGGCCGGCGGGGCCGGGCTCGGATCCGGGGCCAGGACGAGCCAGCCCACCAGCGCGGCGGCCGCCGCCGCGAGAGCGGCCAGCGGCAGCGCGAACCCCCGCAGCCGGGCCGACGGGGAGCGCCGCAGGTGCGGGCCCGGCGGGTCGGCCGGACGCAGCTCGCGGACGGTGATCCCGGCCGCCCTCGCGTCCAGCGCCTCCCGCAGCAGCCGTTCGGCGGGGTGGACGGGGTCCGCGGGGTGTGCGCCGTCACCGTGATGCGCCGTGGGCGTCATACCCGTCCCTCCAGAATCCGTTCCAGCGCGTCCAGACCGCGGCTCGCGGTGGACTTGACCGACCCCCGGCTGATCCCGAGCGTGGCCGCGATCTCCGCCTCGCTCAGGTCCGCCCAGTACCGCAGCACCAGGACCTGGCGCCGGCGCGGGGTCAACCGGCCGAGCGCGGCGAGGACTTCGCGGTGCGCCTCGCCGAGGACGACGTGTGCCTCCGCGGACGGCGCCTCGCCCGCGGCGGGCGGCGTCCAGGCCCGTACGGTCCGCCGGCGGCGCAGCACGGAGCGCGAGGTGTTCACCACGGCGGTGCGCAGGTAGCCCAGCGCGTTGTCCACCTCCGTGATGTGTTCGCCGTGGCGGCGGTACAGGGCCGTGAAGGCGTCCTGCACCACGTCCTCGGCCGTGGCCAGGTCGTCGACGAGCAGCACCGCCAGCCGGACCATGCCCAGCCGGTGGGCGTGGTACAGCGCGGTCACCGTGGGCGGGGGTCCGTCGTTGGCGGGGTCCCCGTA
Above is a window of Streptomyces subrutilus DNA encoding:
- a CDS encoding glutamate ABC transporter substrate-binding protein produces the protein MKVPQAGAVAAVIVIALTTSACGGEEKAQGTISIGIKFDQPGIGLRETGGTFSGFDVDVATYVAGELGYAPDRIEFKQVYSNDRELLLQYNEVEFVAASYSINDKRKEKVDFAGPYFLAHQDLLVRADDSSIAKAEDLNTKRLCSVTGSTSAENVKKTLAPKASVLELPGYSECLVALQDKLVDAMTTDNSILAGYAARKGNEGRFRLVGLNLSDERYGIGVEKGDKELQGKINAALQKMVADGAWETAVKKNFGPGYAYEPAPKIAATG
- a CDS encoding endonuclease I family protein, which gives rise to MRISRTTPWAAGLAAVALIAVPATASAGQERTADPRAAATGSAAIEPYYAAAEGKTGAALKTALHDIVKTQSKVSYDGVWNALKVTDQDPANPNNVILLYSGRSQSKSTNGGGANDWNREHVWAKSHGDFGTATGPGTDLHHLRPEDVSVNSTRGNKDFDKGGSPVSEAPGSLTDSDSFEPRDAVKGDVARMLLYMAVRYDGGDGFADLELNDKVNNGSAPAMGRISVLKQWSQQDPPDAFEKRRNQVIFDSYQHNRNPFIDHPEWVASIW
- a CDS encoding DUF3040 domain-containing protein yields the protein MDGAGLSDREQRALSAIEAHLKGDRSLDRRLRSVPGRHRLLAACLLGAVTVGLLVAASVTVAQPLIWAFAAAWLLTVLTALPLVGRWVRRHWQLRERAGRA
- a CDS encoding beta-N-acetylhexosaminidase, with product MRAHGIATATLAALVTLAVPGCSAASDGARPAATAPGSGAATATRAAPTPTPTPTRSYPLSTAPLTVPSVREHEAARGPGWKPAPDARVVVAPADAKALTDEARLLAGELRLGFAESADSRPGDVQLALGADDSGKPESYTLAVKDGKVKISGPDEAGVFYGTRTLKQAVATGGSAPEGTVRDAPARPQRGLNLDIARKNFTPDWIEARLREMGDLKLNQLGLHFSDDQAFRIQSDTHPEIVSTPHLTKADVRRITALAASRHITVVPEIDSPGHLGAVLRAHPDLQLRDAQGKAVKGAVDISNPASAKLIDELLREYQPLFPGGAWHLGADEYQALVVRDPQASFPQLAKAARARYGAGARVQDLATGWLNDRADVVRPTGKALKAWNDGFFRGGVTQAAKDIQVEYWTGKEIGARPPLEYLREGRKVVNLNDEYLYYVLGQPNRFTYPTGRRIYEEWTPLVLRGTTAVPARYGDQVLGARLAVWADLAGAQTQAQVADGIRLPLAALSQKVWDDRPPQATWAQFKALADRL
- a CDS encoding GlcG/HbpS family heme-binding protein; this encodes MSTATAPRTAVAPLTTEDAELLLGAARAAAEAAGVAVSVTVLDAGGHPLAFRRDDRAVLISGETSTRKAYTALQLDAPTADLVGAVQPGAPFHTLPTALDRPLLFIAGGLPVHRDGRLVGAVGVGGGAPEQDHGFAAAALDALV
- a CDS encoding MFS transporter yields the protein MPLALLALAIGAFGIGTTEFVIMGLLPEVAADYGVSIPTAGYLVTGYALGVVLGAPLMTVLGTRIPRKRMLMLLMGLFIAGNVLSALAPSFGLMLGGRVVASLAHGAFFGIGAVVAAELVAPEKKAGAIAMMFTGLTVANVVGVPLGTLVGQTLGWRVTFLLVASLGVLGLLGIARLVPELPRPAGGVRIRSELAAFRNVQVLLAMAMTVLGFGGVFAAITYITPMMTNVAGFADTSVTWLLVLFGLGMVAGNLIGGRFADRALMPMLYVSLGALAVTLAVFTLTAHSKAGAAVTVVLIGALGFATVPPLQKRVLDQAAGAPTLASAVNIGAFNLGNALAAWLGGLVLAAGLGWTAPNWVGAALAASALVLALVSGALERRTAGRPGDGGRAATAGSAAARTAPAPVPTHR
- a CDS encoding MarR family winged helix-turn-helix transcriptional regulator, which gives rise to MTATDSALTALAQGWCALSLLHGRIETHIERALQSGHGLSVREYSLLDVLSRQHSGPGGHLRMHQVADSVVLSQSATTRLVSRLEDRGLLNRYICDTDRRGIYTDVSEAGLALLAAARPTNDAALSEALDEAAGDPQLAPLVSVVKNTAPSPA
- a CDS encoding RNA polymerase sigma factor, which gives rise to MLHLVTTAGPATPVTERARRGLWSFLRRDRPAARRAPAPYPSHAYRTGPYPPDRGGLAPGYGDPANDGPPPTVTALYHAHRLGMVRLAVLLVDDLATAEDVVQDAFTALYRRHGEHITEVDNALGYLRTAVVNTSRSVLRRRRTVRAWTPPAAGEAPSAEAHVVLGEAHREVLAALGRLTPRRRQVLVLRYWADLSEAEIAATLGISRGSVKSTASRGLDALERILEGRV